The segment CACTTATGTGACATTCAAACAAGCTATTGACATGGGGGCAAATGGCAGTAACGCAAAAGTGCATGTGGTCGGGCAACTTAAAAAAGATGCGAATGACCAAATCGAAGGAATGGAATACAAGCCAAAAGACGACCCGAATTTCTTCTCATTTATTATGATAGATGAAAACAGCCAGGCGCAAAAAGTAGTTTATTATCATCCCAAGCCCGCAGATTTTGAACGCTCCGAAAAAATTGT is part of the Cytophagales bacterium genome and harbors:
- a CDS encoding cytochrome c maturation protein CcmE, whose product is MKRSHIIALFVIAAGIGVIISTAGDSSTYVTFKQAIDMGANGSNAKVHVVGQLKKDANDQIEGMEYKPKDDPNFFSFIMIDENSQAQKVVYYHPKPADFERSEKIVVVGSFKDETFIADKILMKCPSKYVEKEITVNS